The genome window CGTCGGGAGAGGCTCGGACGTCGATCTTCGTATCGACCACCCGAACGTCTCGCGCCGGCACGCGAGCGTCACCGTCGACGGCAACGTCGTGACGGTCACCGACCTGGGAAGCAGAAACGGGACGCGCGTGAACGGCGAACGGATCACCGGCCCGCACGACCTCGAGCCGGGGGCCGTCGTCGCCTTCGCGGACGTCCGGCTCCGACTCGAGGGCGGGGCGGTGCCGCGGCCGGACCTCGGTCTCAACGCCACGGCCGTTGCGACGTCGACGCTCTCGATCATCGAACAACGGGCGCCCGGAACCGAACGCAGGGGCAAGAGCGGGCTCTTCAGGGTGCTGGCCGAGGCCGGCGAGTTCCTTGTTGCCGACAGGCCGCTCGACCGGCTCTACGAAGATGTGCTCGACCTCGTGGAGGGCGCCATCACATGCGACCGCGTCGTGCTGCTCTCTATCGAGGGCGGTGCCTCCGAGCCGACCGTGACCGCGTCGCGCATCCGGCGGGGCGCGCCGGGCGAGGGACTTACGCTCTCCAAGACGATGATCAGGCAGGTGCTCGACGAGGGGGTCTCTCTTCTGACGACCGACGCTCAGGAGGACGAGCGGTTCGCGGCGCAGGCCAGCGTGATCGACCAGGGGGTTCGCGCGGCGATGGCCGCGCCGCTCTTCGACAACCAGCAGATCATCGGGCTCCTCTACGCCGACACGACCGACCCACGCTCGGCCTACTCCGACGACGAACTCCGTACGTTCACGGCGCTTGCGAATCTCATCGCCGTGAAGATCACGCAGTCACGGTTGACCGCGGCCGAGAAGGAACGGCTGCGGCTCGAGCGCGAGCTCAGGACAGCCCGGGAGATCATCGATCGCATTCTTCCGGAGAGCGTTGAGGGCGCCGACGGGTATGACGTCGCCGTCTACTACGAGCCGTGCACCGAGGTCGGCGGGGACCTCTATGACGTCAGACATCTCGAGGACGGGAGGACGGTCATCGTCGCCGGGGACGTCGCGGGCAAGGGCCTCGGCGCCGCCGTGCTCGTTTCGAGCATCGTTCCTTCCACCCGCCTCCTGCTCTCGCGACCGGGAGACCTCGCCGACGCAGCGGCGCAGCTCAACCGGCAGGTGTTCGGCTCGACCGACGCCGTTCGCTATGCCACGCTCTTCTTCGGCGTGCTCGATCGCGAGACCGGCAGGCTGGATTATGTCAACGCCGGGCACAACGCGCCCGTCCTCGTCTCACCGGCGGGCGATGTGCGCGAGATCGCCGCGACCGGCGTCCCGATCGGGCTCATGGAGAACGCTCCCTTCGCGTCCGAGACCGTGACGCTCGAGCCCGGCGCTCTGCTCGCGGCCTTCAGCGACGGCATCGATGAAGCCCTCGGTCCCGACGACGAGTTCTACGAGACCGAGAGGATACGGCGACTGCTGGCCGATTCCCGGGCCTCCACGGCCGCGGATATCGTCGACCGGGCGGTATCCGACGTCCGGTCGTTCACCGAAGGGGCGCCCCAGTCCGACGACATCGTACTGCTCGTCGTCAAGAGGGCGGCCGCGGACGCCTGAGCGCCGACACACCACGATGCCCGCCTCCGAATGAGACATACTCATTGATGGACCCGGGCTTTTCGGGTATCATCGCGGATGTGCGTCACATTCCAGCTTGGCGCATCCGTACAGCCACAGTGGACACGAGTCCGGGTGCTCTGGCCGCGGACGGCGTGGTTCGCCTTGCGCGCCCGGCGGCATCCCGAGAGGAGACAACGATGCGGACCTGCTACTGCCTCGTGTGGACCTTCCTGTTGCTCATGGTGGTATCGGCGGGAGCTCTTGCTCAGACCCCGCCCGTGAACCCCAGCTACGATGTCTTCGTCGCCGACGCCAGCACCGGCTATGTCTGGGGGTTCCGCGACACCCTCGGCACGGCGCTCAACCTTACGGATCCGTTCGGTGACGTCAGCGGTCTTGCCCTGACGCAGGACTTCAAGGTCCTCGTCAGCGACTATCTCTCCGGCATCAGTCTTCTGGACCCCGATACGCTCGGGGTCTCGATCGTCGATCCCTACGGGTACTCGGCGGTCGACGTCTACCCCGACGGCGACACGGACGATATCTTCTACATCACGGGCGTCGGCTATTCTGAGCTCTACGTGCTGCTCGAGGGAAGCGCTCCGGCCGAGTTCGTGACGGGTTTCAGCGGCGAGCCGGTCGACCTGCAGATCGCTCCGCTCGGAGCGAATCAGGGCAATCTCTACGTTCTCCTGAGACCGGACTCCGGATCGCCGACGCTCCAGGAGTACGAGCGGACCGGCCCGACGACCGTGTCATACGTCGGCCCGGTGGTGACCTCGGCCCCAGACGGGGTCTACAACTTCGCGCTCCGGCCCGACGGCTCGATCGTGCTCCTGGACGGCACCGACGGCATGTACGACGTAGGTCCTTCCGGAGCGCTCACCCAGTTCGGACCGACCGGAAGCGGTACGTGGGAGAAGATTGACATCGCGGCGGACGGCACGATCTACGTGACCGACGGTGAACTGGGTCTGATCCACCGTTTCGAGCCAGACGGAACGCCCATCCTGCCTGTGATCGACACGATCAGCCAGCCGACGGCTGTCGCGGCGCCGGGCTTCACACCGTCGGTGCCCGGCTCGACCGTCGTGGTGAACCCGATTCCCGAGGTCGAGATCACGTTCGAAGAGGTGACGGGCGGCGGCTACACGACGGCCTACACGACCGAGTCGATGAGCCGCACCAGCCCCGGCGGCAACACGCTGCCGGCCTACGCCGTGTCGCCGGCAGGCAGGGACGACTACACATACGTCACGCTGTCCTCCTCGGCCGACTACGAGAACCTCGTTCAGGTCGACATCTTCCTTCCGGGAACGCGCTTCTTCTACGCATACGGGAGCGGTTCTGAGTTCGTCGATGTGACCGTGGAGGGGAGCATCGAGGACGCCCGAGGGACCATTCCGAGGTTCACGGCGCTCGAGCCCCCGACGCCGCGCAACGGCGCCGTGGCGGAGGCGGTACTCGTCGAGGACACGAGGACTCTCTCCGTGGTCATCGGGGACAAGTTCGACAGGCTCTATGAGATGGTCGAGGGCGGGGACCCCGGAAGCCCGTCCAACACGCCGGATCTCGACTACGTGAGGTCTATCCTCATCGAGTACGTCGACCGGGCCTGGAAGCTCTACAACACGAGCCAGGCGCCGTCGGCGATCGACGAGCTGCTGGATCTCAACGATCAGATCCGGTACTACGCCGGGAGCGCGATCCCAAACTCGCCCGATGAGCCCGAGGGGAACGTGGCGGGCGAAATGCTCTCGCGCTCGAAGACGCTCATCTTCAGCCTCTCGCAGCTCTTCCTTGCTCCGGAGGACGCGACGGGTGTTGTGAGCGAGCCCGGGACGCTCTCGCTGGCGTTCCCGAGCCCGGTGCGGGGTGTCTGTCGCTTCGAGCTGTCCGGCCCCGTCGGGAGTCCCGTCACGGCGAGAGTCTACGACGTGAGCGGGCGCGTGGTCGCCACGCTCTTCGAGGGGCGGCTCGACCGGTCGAGCATGACGATCCACTGGAACGGCACGAGCGACGGTGGTCGCAGGGTGGCATCGGGCGTCTATCTGACCCGTGTCTCGACGCCCGACACTTCGGTCACCGGTAAGGTCGTCTTCATCCGTTAGAGAGAGGTCGCGGCGAGCGGAGACGACGCCGGCTGGGGGAGACCTCTGCCGGCGTCCTCCGCTTGGAGGCCGCGACGGCCCGGCCCGACGCGGGAACACGGGGTACTTCGGTGAGCATGATCGGCAGGACCATCTCGCATTATCGCATCACCGGCGAGGTCGGCCGCGGCGGCATGGGCGTGGTCTACGAAGCCGAGGACGTCAAGCTCGGCCGTCGTGTGGCGATCAAGATGCTCCCGGCCGAGATCACCGGCGACCATGACCGCGTGGCCCGCTTCATGCGTGAGGCGCAGGCGACCTCCGCCATCAACCATCCAAACATCGCCACGATCTACGAGATCGACGAGGTGGACGGCGCGCTCTTCATCGCCATGGAGTTCATCGAGGGAACCACGCTGCGCGAGCGCATCGGTCCCGACGGTCTCGGGAGCGACGCGGTTCTTGACGCGGCCCGCCAGCTGACGGTCGGGCTCGGCAGGGCGCAC of Candidatus Effluviviaceae Genus V sp. contains these proteins:
- a CDS encoding SpoIIE family protein phosphatase → MQHKLTGEVNGRSVELPLREGDQVVGRGSDVDLRIDHPNVSRRHASVTVDGNVVTVTDLGSRNGTRVNGERITGPHDLEPGAVVAFADVRLRLEGGAVPRPDLGLNATAVATSTLSIIEQRAPGTERRGKSGLFRVLAEAGEFLVADRPLDRLYEDVLDLVEGAITCDRVVLLSIEGGASEPTVTASRIRRGAPGEGLTLSKTMIRQVLDEGVSLLTTDAQEDERFAAQASVIDQGVRAAMAAPLFDNQQIIGLLYADTTDPRSAYSDDELRTFTALANLIAVKITQSRLTAAEKERLRLERELRTAREIIDRILPESVEGADGYDVAVYYEPCTEVGGDLYDVRHLEDGRTVIVAGDVAGKGLGAAVLVSSIVPSTRLLLSRPGDLADAAAQLNRQVFGSTDAVRYATLFFGVLDRETGRLDYVNAGHNAPVLVSPAGDVREIAATGVPIGLMENAPFASETVTLEPGALLAAFSDGIDEALGPDDEFYETERIRRLLADSRASTAADIVDRAVSDVRSFTEGAPQSDDIVLLVVKRAAADA
- a CDS encoding T9SS type A sorting domain-containing protein; this encodes MDPGFSGIIADVRHIPAWRIRTATVDTSPGALAADGVVRLARPAASREETTMRTCYCLVWTFLLLMVVSAGALAQTPPVNPSYDVFVADASTGYVWGFRDTLGTALNLTDPFGDVSGLALTQDFKVLVSDYLSGISLLDPDTLGVSIVDPYGYSAVDVYPDGDTDDIFYITGVGYSELYVLLEGSAPAEFVTGFSGEPVDLQIAPLGANQGNLYVLLRPDSGSPTLQEYERTGPTTVSYVGPVVTSAPDGVYNFALRPDGSIVLLDGTDGMYDVGPSGALTQFGPTGSGTWEKIDIAADGTIYVTDGELGLIHRFEPDGTPILPVIDTISQPTAVAAPGFTPSVPGSTVVVNPIPEVEITFEEVTGGGYTTAYTTESMSRTSPGGNTLPAYAVSPAGRDDYTYVTLSSSADYENLVQVDIFLPGTRFFYAYGSGSEFVDVTVEGSIEDARGTIPRFTALEPPTPRNGAVAEAVLVEDTRTLSVVIGDKFDRLYEMVEGGDPGSPSNTPDLDYVRSILIEYVDRAWKLYNTSQAPSAIDELLDLNDQIRYYAGSAIPNSPDEPEGNVAGEMLSRSKTLIFSLSQLFLAPEDATGVVSEPGTLSLAFPSPVRGVCRFELSGPVGSPVTARVYDVSGRVVATLFEGRLDRSSMTIHWNGTSDGGRRVASGVYLTRVSTPDTSVTGKVVFIR